Proteins co-encoded in one Brassica rapa cultivar Chiifu-401-42 chromosome A02, CAAS_Brap_v3.01, whole genome shotgun sequence genomic window:
- the LOC103850881 gene encoding uncharacterized protein LOC103850881 isoform X2: MSGNQQPQISMPTWRCRDFNAAIPIKKRKYFVLPEESPLEKNTKLNEQGDDTRSFLDLNSSDDAHVHQTLIGSLIPSVPSLSVGKVADKTESIGSLVVNQTRVKAEEPNIPIPSSPLAGSVVPFSSKLNVEQTVLKTHDIVSKGECQTEASACNPENNSPYLENKEPSALDLSVSKGVCAPHVTDSIPTCTSSGNLSGVNRSNWDLNTTMDAWEDGLDRKTRVKTTGSFFDSSCPDIETSSCGDTTVIAKPVSEKLKESVEFKYPTVTSTQFDRQVVPTCSLSLGLRSYPPIEKSPSLSATTSEARVACTSVSRPIMAADNVNSVNLRTVKSEVVEESAQASPINRMKEEVVGSLNPVDSRSIKAEPNNFIQSKVFNRKDGTLNLPHRPMMQSNEILDILASFAPNQKDTYIPHPSGVSNAPMSMNGMTRSPGQSSDLGVVHMANARSGHGEENLNASDVNVSVTEDKTLDDCKTSPGANELSTSGEEKVILSGKELREKLYSYEFEPECGNDLTRVLKKQVEKRNLYDDEKVQRSPAMFAEGNRHAECGGSETEQRDEKESQAALLSNTGVSTLSGGKVDNPETVDNISPASYKAEMSTIDNDPPPAESSEGSQSRFKTLDASDSFVPLRMERERLSDFSLEQRKYLSRGSDDDSYKFSRERYHGKAMRSPRLNFMPDRRRFSDNTESNLQDRDTKNLAVALLARIQVV; encoded by the exons AGGTGATGATACTAGGAGTTTTTTGGATTTGAATTCATCTGATGATGCTCATGTACATCAGACATTGATTGGAAGTTTAATCCCTTCGGTTCCGTCTCTTTCTGTGGGAAAAGTTGCTGATAAAACGGAGAGTATTGGGAGCCTAGTTGTTAACCAAACTAGAGTGAAAGCCGAAGAGCCTAATATTCCAATTCCCTCCAGTCCCTTGGCAGGCTCTGTGGTCCCTTTCAGTTCTAAGTTGAATGTAGAACAAACTGTTCTTAAGACCCATGACATTGTTAGTAAGGGAGAGTGTCAAACAGAAGCATCTGCTTGTAACCCTGAAAACAATTCTCCATATTTGGAGAACAAAGAGCCTTCAGCACTGGATTTGTCTGTAAGCAAGGGAGTTTGTGCACCTCATGTCACAGATTCTATTCCTACTTGTACTAGTTCTGGCAATCTCAGTGGTGTGAACAGATCAAATTGGGATTTGAATACTACCATGGATGCTTGGGAAGATGGTCTAGATCGCAAGACTAGAGTTAAGACAACTGGTTCTTTCTTTGACAGTAGTTGCCCTGACATAGAGACATCAAGTTGTGGTGATACGACTGTTATTGCAAAGCCAGTTTCTGAAAAACTGAAGGAAAGTGTAGAATTTAAATATCCTACAGTGACTTCGACGCAGTTTGATCGTCAGGTTGTTCCCACATGTTCGCTAAGTCTAGGCCTCAGGTCATATCCTCCTATTGAGAAGTCTCCTTCTCTATCAGCCACCACATCGGAGGCAAGAGTTGCCTGCACAAGTGTTTCTAGACCAATAATGGCTGCTGATAATGTGAACTCTGTAAATCTTAGGACTGTGAAGTCAGAAGTCGTTGAAGAGAGTGCTCAAGCTTCTCCAATTAACAGGATGAAAGAGGAGGTCGTTGGCAGTTTGAATCCAGTGGATTCTAGATCGATAAAGGCTGAGCCAAATAACTTCATTCAGTCCAAAGTTTTCAATAGGAAAGATGGAACGTTGAATCTTCCCCATAGACCAATGATGCAATCAAATGAGATCCTTGATATACTTGCAAGTTTTGCGCCAAATCAGAAGGATACATATATACCTCATCCCAGTGGTGTCAGCAATGCGCCAATGTCCATGAATGGAATGACAAGAAGTCCAGGCCAGAGTTCTGATCTCGGTGTAGTTCACATGGCTAATGCACGTTCTGGTCATGGAGAAGAGAACCTCAATGCATCAGATGTGAATGTTTCCGTGACTGAAGATAAAACTCTAGATGATTGCAAAACCTCTCCTGGAGCTAATGAACTTTCTACAAGTGGTGAAGAAAAGGTTATTTTATCCGGTAAGGAGCTAAGGGAAAAGTTGTACAGTTATGAGTTTGAACCAGAGTGTGGTAATGACCTAACTAGAGTACTAAAGAAGCAAGTGGAGAAAAGAAATTTGTATGACGACGAGAAGGTCCAAAGATCACCTGCCATGTTTGCAGAAGGTAATAGACATGCTGAGTGTGGTGGTTCTGAAACGGAACAAAGGGATGAAAAAGAGAGTCAAGCTGCACTTCTTAGTAATACag GTGTGTCTACATTGTCAGGTGGGAAGGTTGATAACCCTGAAACAGTAGATAACATCAGTCCAGCTTCATACAAAGCAGAAATGTCCACTATTGACAATGATCCTCCTCCTGCGGAGTCTAGTGAAGGTAGTCAGAGTCGGTTCAAGACACTAGATGCTTCAGACAGCTTTGTGCCATTGCGAATGGAAAGAGAGAGGTTGTCTGATTTCTCACTTGAACAGAGGAAATATCTCTCGAGAGGGAG TGATGATGATTCCTACAAATTCTCGCGTGAGAGGTACCATGGCAAAGCCATGAGAAGCCCAAGGCTAAATTTCATGCCTGACAGAAGGAGATTTTCTGATAATACAGAAAGCAATTTGCAGGACCGAGATACAAAAA ATTTGGCCGTAGCACT GCTTGCTCGCATTCAGGTGGTTTAA
- the LOC103850881 gene encoding uncharacterized protein LOC103850881 isoform X1, with translation MSGNQQPQISMPTWRCRDFNAAIPIKKRKYFVLPEESPLEKNTKLNEQGDDTRSFLDLNSSDDAHVHQTLIGSLIPSVPSLSVGKVADKTESIGSLVVNQTRVKAEEPNIPIPSSPLAGSVVPFSSKLNVEQTVLKTHDIVSKGECQTEASACNPENNSPYLENKEPSALDLSVSKGVCAPHVTDSIPTCTSSGNLSGVNRSNWDLNTTMDAWEDGLDRKTRVKTTGSFFDSSCPDIETSSCGDTTVIAKPVSEKLKESVEFKYPTVTSTQFDRQVVPTCSLSLGLRSYPPIEKSPSLSATTSEARVACTSVSRPIMAADNVNSVNLRTVKSEVVEESAQASPINRMKEEVVGSLNPVDSRSIKAEPNNFIQSKVFNRKDGTLNLPHRPMMQSNEILDILASFAPNQKDTYIPHPSGVSNAPMSMNGMTRSPGQSSDLGVVHMANARSGHGEENLNASDVNVSVTEDKTLDDCKTSPGANELSTSGEEKVILSGKELREKLYSYEFEPECGNDLTRVLKKQVEKRNLYDDEKVQRSPAMFAEGNRHAECGGSETEQRDEKESQAALLSNTGVSTLSGGKVDNPETVDNISPASYKAEMSTIDNDPPPAESSEGSQSRFKTLDASDSFVPLRMERERLSDFSLEQRKYLSRGSDDDSYKFSRERYHGKAMRSPRLNFMPDRRRFSDNTESNLQDRDTKSKLISSKLLCDLELCDLRLWCHLEFVAFRAVIQIWP, from the exons AGGTGATGATACTAGGAGTTTTTTGGATTTGAATTCATCTGATGATGCTCATGTACATCAGACATTGATTGGAAGTTTAATCCCTTCGGTTCCGTCTCTTTCTGTGGGAAAAGTTGCTGATAAAACGGAGAGTATTGGGAGCCTAGTTGTTAACCAAACTAGAGTGAAAGCCGAAGAGCCTAATATTCCAATTCCCTCCAGTCCCTTGGCAGGCTCTGTGGTCCCTTTCAGTTCTAAGTTGAATGTAGAACAAACTGTTCTTAAGACCCATGACATTGTTAGTAAGGGAGAGTGTCAAACAGAAGCATCTGCTTGTAACCCTGAAAACAATTCTCCATATTTGGAGAACAAAGAGCCTTCAGCACTGGATTTGTCTGTAAGCAAGGGAGTTTGTGCACCTCATGTCACAGATTCTATTCCTACTTGTACTAGTTCTGGCAATCTCAGTGGTGTGAACAGATCAAATTGGGATTTGAATACTACCATGGATGCTTGGGAAGATGGTCTAGATCGCAAGACTAGAGTTAAGACAACTGGTTCTTTCTTTGACAGTAGTTGCCCTGACATAGAGACATCAAGTTGTGGTGATACGACTGTTATTGCAAAGCCAGTTTCTGAAAAACTGAAGGAAAGTGTAGAATTTAAATATCCTACAGTGACTTCGACGCAGTTTGATCGTCAGGTTGTTCCCACATGTTCGCTAAGTCTAGGCCTCAGGTCATATCCTCCTATTGAGAAGTCTCCTTCTCTATCAGCCACCACATCGGAGGCAAGAGTTGCCTGCACAAGTGTTTCTAGACCAATAATGGCTGCTGATAATGTGAACTCTGTAAATCTTAGGACTGTGAAGTCAGAAGTCGTTGAAGAGAGTGCTCAAGCTTCTCCAATTAACAGGATGAAAGAGGAGGTCGTTGGCAGTTTGAATCCAGTGGATTCTAGATCGATAAAGGCTGAGCCAAATAACTTCATTCAGTCCAAAGTTTTCAATAGGAAAGATGGAACGTTGAATCTTCCCCATAGACCAATGATGCAATCAAATGAGATCCTTGATATACTTGCAAGTTTTGCGCCAAATCAGAAGGATACATATATACCTCATCCCAGTGGTGTCAGCAATGCGCCAATGTCCATGAATGGAATGACAAGAAGTCCAGGCCAGAGTTCTGATCTCGGTGTAGTTCACATGGCTAATGCACGTTCTGGTCATGGAGAAGAGAACCTCAATGCATCAGATGTGAATGTTTCCGTGACTGAAGATAAAACTCTAGATGATTGCAAAACCTCTCCTGGAGCTAATGAACTTTCTACAAGTGGTGAAGAAAAGGTTATTTTATCCGGTAAGGAGCTAAGGGAAAAGTTGTACAGTTATGAGTTTGAACCAGAGTGTGGTAATGACCTAACTAGAGTACTAAAGAAGCAAGTGGAGAAAAGAAATTTGTATGACGACGAGAAGGTCCAAAGATCACCTGCCATGTTTGCAGAAGGTAATAGACATGCTGAGTGTGGTGGTTCTGAAACGGAACAAAGGGATGAAAAAGAGAGTCAAGCTGCACTTCTTAGTAATACag GTGTGTCTACATTGTCAGGTGGGAAGGTTGATAACCCTGAAACAGTAGATAACATCAGTCCAGCTTCATACAAAGCAGAAATGTCCACTATTGACAATGATCCTCCTCCTGCGGAGTCTAGTGAAGGTAGTCAGAGTCGGTTCAAGACACTAGATGCTTCAGACAGCTTTGTGCCATTGCGAATGGAAAGAGAGAGGTTGTCTGATTTCTCACTTGAACAGAGGAAATATCTCTCGAGAGGGAG TGATGATGATTCCTACAAATTCTCGCGTGAGAGGTACCATGGCAAAGCCATGAGAAGCCCAAGGCTAAATTTCATGCCTGACAGAAGGAGATTTTCTGATAATACAGAAAGCAATTTGCAGGACCGAGATACAAAAAGTAAACTCATATCTTCTAAACTTTTATGTGATCTAGAGCTCTGTGATCTTCGCTTGTGGTGTCATCTAGAGTTTGTTGCCTTTCGTGCTGTGATTCAGATTTGGCCGTAG